The following coding sequences lie in one Candidatus Nitrospira allomarina genomic window:
- the metH gene encoding methionine synthase: MSTLEAALESRILVLDGAMGTMIQAHNLSEGDFRGTRFLDHACDVKGNNDLLSLTQPKIIEDIHVQYLQVGADIIETNTFNSNAISLADYQMEALAYDLNLAGAQLAKRAVARVQAEKPGRTCWVAGALGPTNRTASMSPDVNNPAFRAVTFDDLAAAYYDQVRGLVEGGVDLLLVETIFDTLNAKAAFYAIAQYSEEVHRQFPIMASVTITDLSGRTLSGQLIEAFWNSISHANLLSVGINCALGAKQMRPYIEELSKVAPVYISCYPNAGLPNAFGGFDETPERMGGDLRDFASQGWVNIVGGCCGSTPEHIRAIAGGVKDYAPHKKTHVPRLTRLSGFEPLTIRPEGNFVNIGERTNVTGSPKFSKLILNGNLEEALAVARQQVEGGAQIIDVNMDEGLLDSQKAMVEFLNLIGSEPDIARVPIMIDSSKWSVIEAGLKCIQGKGVVNSISLKEGEDQFLEQARKIRRFGAAVVVMAFDETGQADTLDRKVEICTRAYRLLTEKLNFPPEDIIFDPNILTVATGMEEHNAYAVNYIEATRQIKATLPFCKVSGGVSNISFSFRGNNTVREAIHSAFLYHAIKAGMDMGIVNAGQLGVYEEIPKDLLKLVEDVLLNRRPEATEELVTFAETVKQQGKATVIDDEWRQGTVEERLSHALVKGLVEFIDADVEEARQKYPKPLDVIEGPLMDGMNVIGELFGAGKMFLPQVVKSARVMKKAVAYLLPFMDAEKVEGESRSQGKILLATVKGDVHDIGKNIVGVVLACNNYEVLDLGVMVSCDKILQTARQENVDLIGLSGLITPSLDEMVHNAREMSREGFSIPLLIGGATTSKAHTAVKIAPGYTSPVVHVLDASLAVNVVRKLMSPDDKNAFVQDVQAKQQKTREAYLAKTTAKKFVSLEEARKQPFDIHWETASIAKPSVLGCKVLEDVTLETLVPLIDWSPFFHAWQLRGKFPKIFEDPVVGPKAKELFDDAQKLLQEIIDRKLLTAKGVYGLFPANSQGDDIIIYKDETRSERVSVFHTLRQQIEKPRGDFYYALADFVAPQSSGKADYIGGFAVTAGLGIEALCQRFEQDHDDYNAIMAKSLADRLAEAFAEWLHREVRQEWGFGQDEQLTNEELIQEKYRGIRPAPGYPACPDHTEKQHLFELLQVEKAVGIQLTESYAMYPAASVSGFYFSHPQAKYFSVGKVQQDQIQDYAKRKGMDVSVMERWLSPNLSYDPT; the protein is encoded by the coding sequence ATGAGCACATTAGAAGCGGCTTTAGAATCTCGAATCCTTGTGCTAGATGGAGCCATGGGTACCATGATTCAGGCCCATAATCTGAGTGAAGGGGATTTTCGCGGGACGCGTTTCCTGGACCATGCCTGTGATGTCAAAGGCAATAATGATCTGCTAAGCCTGACGCAACCAAAAATTATTGAAGATATCCATGTGCAATACCTTCAGGTTGGCGCCGATATCATTGAAACGAATACCTTTAATTCCAATGCTATTTCTCTAGCCGATTATCAGATGGAGGCTTTGGCCTATGATTTAAATTTGGCAGGGGCCCAATTGGCTAAGCGTGCGGTGGCTCGGGTACAGGCAGAGAAACCTGGTCGGACGTGTTGGGTCGCCGGGGCCTTAGGCCCCACCAATCGAACTGCATCGATGTCGCCTGATGTAAATAATCCGGCATTTCGAGCGGTCACCTTCGATGACTTAGCTGCAGCGTATTATGATCAGGTTCGGGGATTGGTGGAAGGTGGCGTCGACCTTCTTCTGGTCGAAACCATTTTTGATACGTTGAATGCGAAGGCCGCTTTTTATGCTATTGCTCAGTATAGCGAAGAAGTGCACCGCCAATTCCCAATTATGGCGTCGGTCACGATTACGGATCTCAGTGGCCGGACGTTATCAGGGCAACTGATCGAGGCGTTTTGGAATTCTATTTCTCATGCCAATCTTTTGAGTGTGGGGATAAATTGCGCGTTAGGGGCCAAACAAATGCGCCCTTATATTGAAGAGCTTTCTAAAGTGGCGCCCGTCTATATCAGTTGTTATCCCAATGCGGGATTGCCTAATGCCTTTGGCGGGTTCGATGAGACGCCAGAGCGAATGGGCGGAGACCTTCGCGATTTTGCCAGCCAAGGCTGGGTCAATATTGTGGGTGGGTGCTGCGGAAGTACGCCAGAGCATATTCGAGCGATTGCGGGAGGGGTCAAAGATTATGCTCCGCACAAAAAAACACATGTTCCGCGTCTCACCCGGTTGAGCGGATTTGAACCACTGACTATTCGGCCAGAAGGAAATTTTGTCAATATTGGTGAACGGACCAATGTAACGGGTTCACCGAAATTTTCAAAATTGATTCTCAACGGGAATCTTGAGGAAGCCTTGGCTGTGGCGCGCCAGCAAGTCGAAGGAGGTGCGCAAATCATCGATGTGAATATGGATGAAGGGCTCTTGGATTCCCAGAAAGCCATGGTTGAGTTTTTAAATCTGATCGGATCCGAGCCGGATATTGCCCGTGTTCCCATTATGATTGATAGCTCAAAGTGGTCGGTCATTGAGGCGGGACTCAAGTGTATTCAAGGTAAGGGTGTTGTCAATTCCATTAGTCTCAAGGAAGGCGAGGACCAATTCCTGGAGCAGGCTCGGAAGATTCGTCGCTTTGGTGCTGCCGTGGTGGTTATGGCATTCGACGAAACAGGTCAAGCAGATACGCTTGACCGAAAAGTGGAGATCTGTACGAGGGCCTATCGTCTTCTGACCGAGAAGCTGAACTTTCCGCCGGAGGACATTATTTTTGATCCCAACATTTTGACTGTTGCAACTGGCATGGAGGAACACAATGCCTATGCCGTGAATTACATTGAGGCCACGAGACAAATCAAAGCCACGTTGCCTTTCTGTAAAGTCAGTGGTGGAGTCAGCAATATTTCCTTTTCCTTCCGAGGGAATAATACGGTTCGCGAAGCTATACATTCCGCGTTTCTTTACCATGCTATCAAGGCGGGGATGGACATGGGAATTGTGAATGCCGGCCAATTGGGAGTTTATGAAGAAATTCCCAAAGATCTCCTCAAATTAGTAGAGGATGTCTTGTTGAATCGGCGGCCGGAAGCTACTGAGGAATTGGTTACCTTCGCGGAGACGGTCAAACAACAGGGCAAAGCAACTGTAATTGATGATGAGTGGCGCCAGGGCACGGTAGAAGAACGTCTCTCGCATGCGTTGGTGAAGGGACTTGTCGAATTCATTGATGCCGATGTGGAGGAAGCCCGTCAGAAATACCCTAAGCCTCTGGATGTCATTGAGGGGCCTTTAATGGATGGGATGAATGTGATCGGGGAGTTGTTTGGCGCGGGAAAAATGTTTTTGCCTCAGGTGGTCAAAAGCGCGCGAGTCATGAAAAAAGCTGTGGCGTATTTGTTGCCGTTTATGGATGCGGAAAAGGTTGAAGGTGAGAGTCGAAGCCAGGGTAAGATCCTGCTCGCGACAGTAAAGGGCGACGTGCATGACATTGGAAAAAACATCGTCGGTGTGGTGCTAGCCTGCAATAACTATGAAGTTCTCGATCTGGGTGTGATGGTTTCCTGTGACAAAATATTGCAAACCGCTCGCCAAGAAAATGTGGATCTGATTGGCCTTAGTGGACTGATTACTCCTTCCTTGGATGAAATGGTTCATAATGCACGAGAAATGAGTCGAGAAGGCTTCTCTATCCCTCTGCTAATTGGCGGAGCCACCACCAGCAAGGCCCATACCGCGGTGAAGATTGCGCCCGGGTATACCAGCCCAGTCGTGCATGTATTAGATGCGTCCTTAGCGGTTAATGTCGTACGCAAGTTAATGAGCCCTGATGATAAAAACGCTTTTGTGCAGGATGTGCAGGCGAAACAACAGAAAACGCGGGAAGCCTATCTAGCCAAGACAACGGCCAAAAAATTTGTATCATTGGAAGAAGCGAGAAAGCAGCCCTTCGACATTCATTGGGAGACGGCGTCCATTGCCAAGCCTAGTGTTCTTGGTTGCAAAGTTCTTGAGGATGTGACACTTGAAACGCTTGTTCCCCTAATTGACTGGTCCCCCTTTTTCCACGCATGGCAATTGCGCGGGAAATTTCCGAAAATTTTTGAAGACCCCGTGGTTGGGCCAAAGGCCAAAGAACTCTTTGACGACGCTCAAAAGCTCTTGCAAGAAATCATTGACCGAAAATTGCTTACGGCCAAAGGTGTCTATGGATTGTTCCCAGCCAATAGTCAGGGCGATGACATTATCATCTACAAAGATGAGACGCGTTCGGAGCGTGTTTCAGTCTTTCATACTTTGCGCCAGCAAATAGAAAAGCCTCGAGGGGATTTTTATTATGCATTGGCTGATTTTGTGGCCCCGCAGTCCAGCGGAAAAGCGGACTATATCGGTGGTTTTGCCGTCACGGCCGGCCTTGGTATCGAAGCCCTCTGTCAGCGGTTTGAACAGGATCATGATGATTATAACGCTATTATGGCTAAGTCTTTGGCCGATCGATTAGCCGAGGCCTTTGCCGAATGGCTCCACCGTGAAGTGCGGCAGGAATGGGGATTTGGCCAAGATGAGCAATTGACCAACGAGGAGCTCATTCAAGAAAAGTATCGTGGAATTCGTCCCGCGCCGGGGTATCCGGCCTGTCCGGACCATACTGAGAAACAGCATTTGTTTGAGTTGTTGCAGGTTGAGAAAGCCGTAGGTATTCAGCTGACCGAATCCTATGCCATGTATCCGGCTGCGTCAGTCAGTGGTTTCTATTTTTCGCATCCCCAAGCCAAATACTTTTCCGTTGGAAAAGTGCAGCAGGATCAAATCCAAGATTATGCCAAGCGGAAAGGGATGGATGTCTCGGTGATGGAACGCTGGCTTTCCCCAAACTTGTCCTATGACCCTACTTGA
- a CDS encoding PhzF family phenazine biosynthesis protein has translation MNSSKNWLQFYQVDVFTSEPFGGNPLAVFPSPGELSEREFQQIAREMNLSETVFVLPPTDPKAAAKVRIFTPLQEIPFAGHPILGTFYVLGTLKHLALQEPVTKVFYECTLGLYALDLIVLKGQIEQVIMSQPSPQFIDVISQAEAIYDIARALGIHRSLIADTLFPVELVSTGLPVLIVPIRSLTAAKSMEVDHSEVLEICARFGANGIMIFTTMTVEESATVHTRMFADPIGISEDPATGSASGALGAYLVKNGVVEVGPTTEVVMEQGYEIDRPSRILVQIFSDDDVIKEIKVGGQVVMVAEGKMVY, from the coding sequence ATGAATTCTTCTAAAAACTGGCTTCAATTTTATCAGGTTGATGTATTTACAAGTGAGCCGTTTGGCGGCAATCCTTTGGCAGTATTTCCGTCCCCAGGAGAGCTTAGCGAGCGGGAGTTTCAGCAAATTGCGCGTGAAATGAATTTGTCTGAAACGGTGTTTGTACTCCCGCCCACCGATCCCAAGGCTGCGGCCAAGGTGAGAATCTTTACCCCTCTTCAAGAAATTCCGTTTGCCGGCCATCCCATTTTGGGAACATTTTATGTGCTTGGGACACTGAAGCATCTTGCCTTGCAGGAGCCCGTGACGAAAGTTTTTTATGAATGTACCCTGGGCCTGTATGCGCTTGACCTTATTGTCCTGAAGGGACAAATTGAACAGGTCATTATGTCGCAACCCTCTCCACAATTTATAGATGTCATCTCACAGGCAGAAGCCATTTATGATATTGCCAGGGCTTTGGGAATTCACAGATCGCTCATTGCCGATACCCTTTTCCCTGTTGAATTGGTATCAACAGGATTGCCGGTACTAATTGTGCCCATTCGGAGCCTGACAGCGGCAAAATCCATGGAAGTTGATCATTCTGAAGTTTTAGAGATTTGTGCTCGATTTGGGGCTAATGGAATTATGATCTTTACAACGATGACAGTGGAGGAAAGCGCCACTGTTCATACGAGAATGTTTGCCGATCCCATTGGTATTTCGGAGGACCCTGCAACAGGCAGCGCAAGTGGCGCCCTGGGTGCCTATTTAGTCAAGAATGGAGTCGTTGAAGTTGGTCCGACTACTGAGGTGGTTATGGAACAAGGATATGAAATTGACCGGCCGTCACGCATTTTGGTGCAGATTTTTTCTGATGATGATGTGATTAAAGAAATTAAAGTGGGAGGTCAGGTGGTAATGGTGGCTGAAGGAAAGATGGTCTATTAG
- a CDS encoding B12-binding domain-containing radical SAM protein: protein MTDTLIEIERGGSTDKFRRTFKTMLLFPPEWVPTAPYLALPSLTAVLRSYGHEVVQKDVNIEMYDWFFSDTFLIWVKLRMDQQRRGLKERKARNELTDLERDRLACLTSQDAIDVMELAERATEAKAIVRGESFYDAGKLEWALQTFRDVMQFISAAYFPASLVFYPMESNLGYRSGVSTEVLACLDDDLVNVYRDVCRQLVLPAIQREQPEVIGVSVGTQMQLLAGMTFCKMIKEEFPDIHVTVGGNVITRLKDDLPKRKQFFTQVFDSAILYEGEHALVWLLEALAGERDWGKVPNLMWHQGGEVRVNDEIYTEKTTALPLPDFEGLPLDAYFVPVRILPYLATRGCYWGRCTFCDHGQGYFDQYRGKPAHDVVREIKALKEKYKAEHFLFSDESYPPALLKKVSQLLIEEQVGIKWTTLIRFEESLQDPEIWKQAVQAGCCTLYYGMESANERVLELMDKHAKKAVIENNLREAAKAGIWNHVMAFYGFPGETREEAEETREFLLENKRYIHSVELFYFVAYRHTPMVRNPDKFGITIHKQEEYDMPLDYYYTLKEPGGITCLEAMQLAEEFYQKDFEPWAVRVNAREHVFLYISKFGTNYLPQIYAMKAGQDEPRTDGVQGLITWPVANAPSEKNSKGESGMSRVVSHAAP from the coding sequence ATGACTGATACCTTAATTGAAATCGAGCGTGGTGGTTCGACCGATAAATTCAGACGGACGTTTAAAACGATGTTGCTCTTTCCTCCGGAATGGGTTCCTACCGCTCCATACCTTGCTTTACCCAGTCTGACCGCCGTACTTCGGTCCTATGGCCATGAGGTTGTACAGAAAGATGTCAACATTGAAATGTACGACTGGTTTTTCAGTGATACCTTTTTAATCTGGGTAAAGCTTCGAATGGATCAGCAGCGGCGAGGTTTGAAGGAACGAAAGGCCCGCAATGAATTGACCGATTTGGAACGAGACCGACTGGCTTGTTTGACATCGCAAGATGCGATAGATGTCATGGAATTGGCTGAACGAGCTACGGAGGCCAAAGCCATTGTGCGAGGCGAGTCATTTTATGATGCAGGAAAACTGGAATGGGCCTTACAAACATTCCGCGATGTTATGCAGTTTATTTCTGCCGCCTATTTCCCCGCTTCCCTTGTATTCTATCCCATGGAAAGTAATTTGGGGTATCGCTCGGGAGTTTCGACTGAAGTATTGGCATGCCTGGATGACGATCTTGTTAACGTGTATCGGGATGTGTGCCGTCAGTTAGTGCTGCCTGCTATTCAGAGAGAACAACCGGAAGTGATAGGAGTTTCCGTCGGAACCCAAATGCAACTTCTGGCGGGTATGACCTTTTGCAAAATGATTAAAGAGGAATTTCCTGATATTCATGTGACCGTGGGTGGCAATGTGATTACCCGGTTAAAAGATGATCTCCCAAAACGGAAGCAATTTTTCACACAAGTCTTTGATTCGGCCATATTGTACGAAGGTGAACATGCGTTGGTTTGGTTGTTGGAAGCGCTGGCGGGTGAACGTGACTGGGGCAAGGTCCCTAACTTGATGTGGCATCAAGGGGGGGAGGTTCGTGTGAACGATGAAATATATACCGAAAAGACGACGGCCTTGCCTCTTCCGGATTTTGAGGGGTTACCCTTGGATGCCTATTTTGTCCCGGTTCGAATTTTACCTTACTTGGCCACTCGAGGGTGTTACTGGGGACGTTGTACCTTTTGTGATCATGGGCAGGGATATTTCGATCAGTACCGTGGAAAGCCCGCGCATGATGTAGTCCGAGAAATCAAAGCCTTGAAGGAGAAATACAAGGCAGAGCACTTTTTATTTTCAGATGAATCCTATCCTCCCGCCTTATTGAAAAAGGTTTCGCAATTGCTGATTGAGGAGCAGGTGGGGATAAAATGGACGACCTTAATCCGGTTTGAAGAGTCATTGCAGGATCCCGAAATATGGAAACAAGCCGTTCAAGCTGGCTGTTGCACGCTGTATTATGGGATGGAATCGGCAAATGAGCGTGTTTTGGAGCTCATGGATAAGCATGCGAAAAAGGCTGTGATTGAAAATAATCTACGGGAGGCCGCCAAAGCCGGGATCTGGAATCATGTAATGGCTTTTTATGGATTTCCAGGTGAAACTCGGGAAGAAGCCGAGGAGACACGGGAATTTCTCCTTGAAAATAAACGGTATATTCATTCGGTGGAATTATTCTATTTTGTGGCCTACCGGCATACACCAATGGTTCGGAATCCTGATAAGTTTGGTATCACCATTCATAAGCAGGAAGAGTATGATATGCCTCTCGATTACTATTACACGTTGAAAGAACCTGGTGGAATCACTTGTTTGGAGGCGATGCAATTGGCAGAGGAGTTTTATCAGAAAGACTTTGAGCCATGGGCTGTTAGAGTCAATGCCCGGGAACATGTATTCCTCTATATTTCCAAATTTGGTACGAATTACCTGCCCCAGATCTATGCGATGAAAGCCGGGCAGGATGAACCACGAACTGATGGGGTGCAAGGTTTGATTACCTGGCCTGTGGCTAATGCGCCTTCCGAGAAAAATTCAAAAGGTGAGTCAGGAATGTCCCGTGTGGTTAGTCATGCTGCTCCGTGA
- a CDS encoding iron-containing redox enzyme family protein, producing MRKLSPEQFRDRIFDVLRRKHHWATPFLEGSTITKEKLNIFFHQEYVVYVRDFSVLLAQILGKNPPWEARRLLATIIYEEETGGFSLGQPHQELFLHMMNGLGFDRAGFRDVELLASSRGYREWLNQICQEEEWSVGAAVLSIFIKGTANDPEEVLYPQPAQNQDEIEDIVRKHYLSQHQGLSPAFMDYIRAQHMFSAGSRKTVYDMVTHHTDESGDQIKVLSLLEEALNLWSRYQEGIARACGIRQT from the coding sequence ATGAGAAAACTTTCACCAGAACAATTTCGTGACCGAATATTTGATGTGCTTCGCCGAAAACACCATTGGGCCACTCCCTTTCTTGAAGGTAGCACGATTACTAAAGAAAAATTGAATATTTTTTTTCATCAGGAATATGTTGTCTATGTTCGCGATTTCTCTGTACTCCTCGCTCAGATTCTTGGGAAAAATCCGCCATGGGAAGCACGCCGGCTGCTTGCCACTATTATCTACGAAGAGGAAACAGGAGGATTCTCCCTTGGACAGCCTCACCAAGAACTATTTCTTCATATGATGAATGGATTAGGATTTGATAGGGCTGGATTTCGGGATGTGGAACTGTTGGCATCAAGCCGTGGATATCGAGAATGGTTAAATCAAATATGCCAGGAAGAAGAGTGGTCGGTGGGGGCGGCGGTTCTTTCAATTTTTATAAAAGGAACGGCCAATGATCCGGAAGAAGTGCTATATCCCCAGCCAGCACAAAACCAGGATGAGATTGAAGATATTGTCCGGAAACATTATCTCAGTCAGCACCAAGGCTTATCACCGGCATTTATGGATTATATTCGTGCCCAACATATGTTTTCCGCAGGATCTCGGAAAACGGTGTATGACATGGTGACGCATCATACCGATGAAAGCGGTGATCAGATCAAGGTACTCTCCCTATTAGAAGAGGCATTGAACTTGTGGTCACGATATCAGGAGGGGATTGCCCGTGCCTGTGGTATTCGACAAACCTGA
- a CDS encoding B12-binding domain-containing radical SAM protein, producing the protein MRINYDKGGLIRPSKIQLPRATDFKESTNKSKILLVFPPDWYPSEPYLSLPTLTAFLRSAGHDVVQKDVNLEMYDWYFSRDFLRRILKKVPQQLDRLKKIRKSRELTDEEVDLQLALCNCTRGYISDLAERAEKAKEIVRSQEFYESDKLEWVMNTFREVTATISLVYAPARICMPPMETDLSYKLFMSSEVLEAVEDTQVNIYRDVFEEILKPAILAEKPDVIGISIVLRQQLFSSMTFCALIKEQFPEIHVTIGGNTVTRLREVLPDIPNLFALFDSAIVYEGETALLRLVEAIGSNGDLSHVPNLLFRDAAGIHVNSESYAENMGELPPPDFDGLPLEKYFVPEPILPYLATRGCYWGRCEFCDHGEGYTAGYRTKRDWQIIEELTYLKNKYQARHFHFTDESYPPALFRKLTKKLIESNLDIAWTTHIRFEKSLLEDQVWADARTSGCKFLHMGYESGSERVLQLMDKATTTEVIQRSLELSSKHGVWNHVMGFFGFPGETYQEAKFSIQFLEDNREHVHSIGFGTFDLSKHTPVAKNPEKFGITYYKNPEWDLALDYYFTVKEGLSIEDAERVFEEFEQNHYAGWDLKIFVREYVFLYVAHFGTNKLPSLQFRLDSHDSSTKLASV; encoded by the coding sequence ATGAGGATAAATTATGATAAAGGTGGGTTGATTCGCCCCTCTAAGATTCAATTACCAAGAGCGACTGATTTCAAAGAGTCAACCAACAAGTCCAAGATCCTGTTGGTCTTTCCCCCAGACTGGTACCCCTCAGAACCCTATCTAAGCCTTCCGACCTTAACGGCTTTTCTTCGATCTGCCGGCCATGACGTAGTCCAAAAAGATGTCAATCTAGAAATGTACGACTGGTATTTTAGCCGGGACTTCCTCCGTCGCATTCTAAAAAAAGTTCCCCAGCAACTTGATCGTCTCAAAAAGATTAGAAAGAGTCGTGAGTTAACGGATGAGGAAGTGGATCTTCAGTTAGCTCTCTGCAATTGTACCCGAGGCTACATCAGCGATTTAGCGGAAAGAGCCGAGAAAGCAAAGGAAATTGTTCGAAGCCAAGAGTTTTACGAGAGTGACAAGCTGGAATGGGTGATGAACACATTCAGGGAAGTGACGGCCACGATATCCTTGGTGTATGCCCCGGCAAGAATCTGCATGCCTCCAATGGAAACCGATTTATCCTATAAACTGTTTATGTCGTCTGAAGTGCTTGAGGCCGTTGAAGATACCCAAGTCAATATTTATCGGGATGTGTTTGAGGAAATTCTGAAGCCGGCCATTCTGGCCGAAAAGCCTGACGTCATTGGGATTTCAATTGTTCTTCGCCAGCAATTGTTTTCTTCTATGACATTTTGTGCACTCATTAAGGAGCAATTTCCCGAAATTCATGTGACCATCGGAGGCAATACTGTCACCCGCCTGAGGGAAGTGCTTCCAGATATCCCAAATCTCTTCGCATTATTTGATAGCGCGATCGTCTATGAAGGTGAAACTGCCCTGTTGCGATTAGTGGAAGCCATAGGCTCGAATGGGGATTTATCACATGTACCTAATTTACTATTCAGAGATGCAGCGGGGATTCATGTAAATTCCGAATCCTACGCCGAAAATATGGGCGAGTTACCTCCTCCAGATTTCGACGGATTGCCATTAGAGAAATACTTTGTACCCGAGCCGATTCTTCCCTACTTAGCCACTCGTGGATGTTACTGGGGGCGGTGTGAGTTCTGTGATCATGGTGAGGGCTATACAGCAGGGTATCGGACCAAAAGGGATTGGCAGATTATTGAAGAACTCACCTATTTAAAAAATAAATATCAGGCCCGACATTTTCATTTTACCGATGAGTCATATCCCCCTGCCTTATTTCGAAAACTCACCAAAAAATTGATTGAGTCAAATTTAGATATTGCCTGGACCACACATATCCGTTTCGAAAAGAGTCTTCTTGAGGACCAAGTTTGGGCGGATGCCAGGACATCGGGATGTAAATTCCTTCATATGGGCTATGAATCCGGAAGTGAGCGGGTGCTTCAACTCATGGATAAGGCGACCACGACGGAGGTGATTCAGCGAAGCTTGGAGTTGTCCTCCAAACACGGGGTTTGGAATCATGTCATGGGATTTTTTGGATTCCCTGGTGAAACTTACCAAGAGGCCAAATTCTCTATTCAATTTTTAGAAGATAATCGGGAACACGTCCATTCGATTGGATTTGGGACATTTGATTTGAGCAAACATACCCCCGTCGCGAAGAATCCTGAAAAATTTGGCATCACCTATTATAAAAACCCGGAATGGGATTTGGCCTTGGATTACTATTTTACGGTAAAAGAGGGGTTGAGTATTGAGGATGCCGAACGGGTATTCGAGGAATTTGAGCAAAATCATTATGCTGGGTGGGATTTGAAAATTTTCGTGCGGGAGTATGTGTTTTTATACGTGGCCCACTTCGGGACCAATAAGTTACCTTCGCTGCAATTTCGGCTCGACTCGCACGATTCTTCAACGAAATTAGCCTCTGTCTAA